GTGTATCTCCTAAGTTATTCTATCCGCTCGCTTGTTACCACAGATAGGATAGCTCGATTGATCTGCAACCATTCAACCCGTTGTATAATTATCACGTTCCATCATTAAATTTCGCGAATCATCAACTTAACGGGCACGTGGATCATCTCGTCTCGATCCCGTGCCGGATTCACGACGAAGCGAATACGAATATTTGCCCGGGAGCACCGTTTGCCGGGGCGAACCTGCTTTGCTAGGGGCGCGGCGCAGCACGAAAGGCATTCCATGGTCCCCCGCTATTCCCGCCCCGCCATGACCGCGATCTGGTCGCCCGAGACTCGCTTCGGCATCTGGTTCGAGATCGAGGCGCACGCGACCGAGGCGCTGGCGGAGCTGGGCGTGGTGCCGAAGAGCGCCGCCAAGGCACTGTGGGACTGGTGGGCGACCAAGCCCGCCATCGACGTCGCCGCGATCGACGCGATCGAGGCGGTGACCAAGCACGACGTGATCGCCTTCCTCACCTGGGTGGCCGAGAATGTCGGCGACGAGGCGCGCTTCATGCACCAAGGCATGACCAGCTCGGACGTGCTCGACACCTGCCTTGCGGTGCAGCTCGCGCGCGCGGCGGACATATTGCTCGACGACATCGACCAGCTGCTCGAAGTGCTCAAGCGCCGCGCGTTCGAGCACAAGCTCACCCCGACGATCGGCCGCAGCCACGGCATCCATGCCGAGCCGGTGACCTTCGGTCTCAAGATGGCGGAAGCGTACGCCGAGTTCGCGCGCAACAAGGCGCGGCTGCAGGCTGCCCGCGCCGACATCGCGACCTGCGCGATCTCGGGCGCGGTCGGTACCTTCGCCAATATCGACCCGCGCGTCGAAGCGCATGTCGCCGAGAAGCTCGGCCTCGCGGTCGAGCCGGTCTCGACCCAGGTGATCCCGCGCGACCGCCATGCGATGTTCTTCGCGACGCTCGGCGTGATCGCCAGCTCGATCGAGCGGCTGGCGGTCGAGATCCGCCACCTCCAGCGCACCGAGGTGCTCGAGGCCGAGGAATATTTCTCGCCGGGCCAGAAGGGCTCGTCGGCGATGCCGCACAAGCGCAACCCGGTGCTCACCGAGAACTTGACCGGCCTCGCCCGCATGGTGCGCAGCGCCACGATCCCGGCGATGGAGAATGTCGCGCTGTGGCACGAGCGCGACATCTCGCACTCCTCGGTTGAGCGTTACATCGGCCCGGACGCGA
This is a stretch of genomic DNA from Sphingomonas sp. BT-65. It encodes these proteins:
- the purB gene encoding adenylosuccinate lyase, with the translated sequence MVPRYSRPAMTAIWSPETRFGIWFEIEAHATEALAELGVVPKSAAKALWDWWATKPAIDVAAIDAIEAVTKHDVIAFLTWVAENVGDEARFMHQGMTSSDVLDTCLAVQLARAADILLDDIDQLLEVLKRRAFEHKLTPTIGRSHGIHAEPVTFGLKMAEAYAEFARNKARLQAARADIATCAISGAVGTFANIDPRVEAHVAEKLGLAVEPVSTQVIPRDRHAMFFATLGVIASSIERLAVEIRHLQRTEVLEAEEYFSPGQKGSSAMPHKRNPVLTENLTGLARMVRSATIPAMENVALWHERDISHSSVERYIGPDATITLDFALARLTGVVDKLLVYPARMQKNLDRMGGLVHSQRVLLALTQAGVSREDSYRLVQRNAMKVWESDGELSLLELLKADPEVTAALSPAEIEEKFDLDYHFRQVDTIFDRVFGA